A single window of Usitatibacter rugosus DNA harbors:
- a CDS encoding efflux RND transporter periplasmic adaptor subunit yields MASFKPSLALPFLFTVVALLVLLTACGPKGPQHAGGFPPGVVAVKEVQPRTVNVEFEYPAQTAGSREVEVRARVTGILVKRNYVEGSTVKAGQSLFQLDAAPYEAVLARTDADVAAAEARLGAAARNAKRYKPLYEAKAASQKDYDDVTSAEEVAGADLKAAKARQNEARLNLLWTHVESPVSGVTSRSLKSEGSLVSGPDVLLTTVSQYDPIYVNFGISESEQLRLRGEVAAGKLVLPKDGRFDVTVKLENGKVYQAPGKLTFNDVRVNNTTGTSDARAELPNTAGELRPGQFVRAVLKGAQRPNAITVPQRAVMEMPQGKLVYVLGAESKAEPRPVTVGDWVGDEWVIESGLKAGDKVIVDGLMKVYPGAQVQVGDPNAAPPGAPGAPGKGGPPAKDAKAEPAKAEPAKAEPVTPAKAGAQPKEEKK; encoded by the coding sequence ATGGCCTCGTTCAAGCCCTCCCTCGCGCTTCCCTTCCTCTTTACCGTCGTGGCCCTGCTGGTGCTGCTCACGGCCTGCGGCCCCAAGGGCCCGCAGCACGCCGGGGGATTCCCGCCCGGGGTCGTCGCGGTGAAGGAAGTGCAGCCGCGCACCGTGAACGTGGAGTTCGAATATCCCGCGCAAACGGCGGGATCGCGCGAGGTGGAAGTGCGCGCCCGCGTCACCGGCATCCTCGTGAAGCGCAATTACGTCGAGGGCTCGACGGTGAAGGCCGGCCAGTCGCTGTTCCAGCTCGATGCCGCGCCGTACGAAGCCGTGCTCGCCCGCACGGATGCGGATGTCGCCGCCGCCGAGGCTCGCCTCGGTGCCGCCGCGCGCAACGCCAAGCGCTACAAGCCGCTCTACGAAGCCAAGGCCGCGTCGCAGAAGGACTACGACGACGTCACCTCCGCGGAGGAAGTCGCTGGCGCGGATCTCAAGGCCGCGAAAGCCCGCCAGAACGAAGCGCGCCTGAACCTCCTCTGGACGCACGTCGAGTCCCCGGTCTCCGGCGTCACCAGCCGTTCGCTGAAGAGCGAGGGCAGCCTCGTCTCCGGACCGGATGTGCTGCTCACCACCGTGAGCCAGTACGACCCGATCTACGTGAACTTCGGCATCTCGGAATCGGAGCAGCTTCGCCTTCGCGGCGAAGTGGCCGCCGGCAAGCTCGTGCTGCCGAAGGACGGGCGCTTCGACGTCACCGTGAAGCTCGAGAACGGCAAGGTCTATCAGGCGCCGGGCAAGCTCACCTTCAACGACGTGCGCGTGAACAACACCACGGGCACCTCGGACGCGAGAGCGGAGCTTCCCAATACCGCGGGCGAGCTTCGCCCCGGCCAGTTCGTGCGTGCCGTCCTCAAGGGGGCGCAGCGTCCCAACGCCATCACCGTGCCGCAGCGCGCGGTGATGGAGATGCCGCAGGGCAAGCTCGTCTATGTCCTCGGCGCGGAGAGCAAGGCGGAGCCGCGTCCCGTCACCGTCGGCGATTGGGTCGGTGACGAGTGGGTGATCGAATCGGGCCTGAAAGCCGGCGACAAGGTGATCGTCGATGGATTGATGAAGGTCTATCCCGGAGCGCAGGTGCAGGTGGGCGACCCGAATGCCGCGCCGCCCGGAGCGCCCGGCGCCCCCGGCAAGGGTGGACCGCCGGCCAAGGACGCGAAGGCGGAGCCCGCGAAGGCGGAGCCCGCGAAGGCCGAGCCCGTCACCCCCGCGAAGGCGGGGGCCCAGCCCAAAGAAGAAAAGAAGTAG
- a CDS encoding TetR family transcriptional regulator: MVRRTKEEAQATRETIIDAAEKVFHEKGVAHASLEEIAHAAGCTRGAIYWHFKDKADLFDAMMDRVVLPVEAMLDRATQAGATDPLAILRLATIEVLQRTARDAHLQRVFDIAYHKCEYVGDAAGVRERHIASQQECLGSIEAGFHACIEQGYLPKSVSAKEAAIGAMSLVSGLIANWVLDPKSFSLSRHAESLVDIYFRGLQSTPVTAQEPRSKPAPRARLKSVK; the protein is encoded by the coding sequence ATGGTCCGTCGCACCAAGGAAGAGGCCCAGGCCACGCGCGAAACCATCATCGACGCGGCCGAGAAGGTCTTCCACGAAAAAGGCGTCGCCCACGCGTCGCTGGAAGAAATTGCACACGCCGCCGGCTGCACGCGGGGTGCAATCTATTGGCACTTCAAGGACAAGGCGGATCTCTTCGACGCGATGATGGACCGGGTGGTTCTCCCCGTGGAGGCCATGCTCGACCGCGCCACGCAGGCCGGCGCCACCGATCCCCTCGCCATCCTCCGCCTGGCCACCATCGAGGTGCTGCAGCGCACCGCGAGGGACGCGCACCTGCAGCGCGTCTTCGACATCGCGTACCACAAGTGCGAATACGTCGGCGATGCCGCGGGCGTCCGCGAGCGCCACATCGCCAGCCAGCAGGAATGCCTCGGCTCCATCGAGGCGGGCTTCCACGCATGCATCGAGCAGGGTTACCTGCCCAAGTCGGTGAGCGCCAAGGAAGCGGCCATCGGCGCCATGTCGCTGGTCTCGGGCCTCATCGCCAACTGGGTGCTGGATCCCAAGAGCTTCTCGCTCTCGCGCCACGCGGAATCGCTGGTGGACATCTACTTCCGCGGGCTGCAGTCCACGCCGGTCACGGCGCAGGAGCCGCGCAGCAAGCCCGCGCCCCGCGCGCGGTTGAAGTCCGTCAAGTAA